One segment of Coffea arabica cultivar ET-39 chromosome 7c, Coffea Arabica ET-39 HiFi, whole genome shotgun sequence DNA contains the following:
- the LOC140004399 gene encoding uncharacterized protein, protein MDTGTDTGSNSQSSTTGAVNSEQSASQNHRQKSDIAWKYCSVGVNSQGRRTLTCGYCFKVIAGGGIHRMKQHLAGEQGSIVPCSKGISFIKSVDAYDIVTSAENLCNLFAEIVEMVGSNNVVHLVTDNASNYKVAGSLLSERYPNICWSPCTAHCINLILKDIGEMNDVKAIVSLVSTVTVFIYNHKFTLNWLRKTTGWKEIIRPGETRFATTFIALKSLHDHKDSLQSLVTSGDYKQFLRIEKGKDVKQIVLDERFWNNCLIMVRIMGPIIRLLRICDTDERPSLGYLYEGMFRAINGIKRLFRNKERLYKPYIDIISDRWDRMLRKNLHAAAYYLNPAFQYESATFCTHPEVINGLLDYIETKVDWCNPEKLSQEIGMYRERQWSFGRKLAILTSKSDRPGYLYIF, encoded by the exons ATGGATACTGGTACTGATACGGGTAGTAATTCACAATCTTCGACTACTGGAGCTGTCAATAGTGAACAATCAGCTAGTCAAAATCATAGACAAAAGTCTGATATAGCATGGAAATATTGTTCAGTAGGTGTGAATAGTCAAGGAAGAAGAACTTTGACATGCGGGTATTGTTTTAAAGTAATTGCTGGTGGTGGCATTCATCGAATGAAACAACATTTGGCAGGAGAACAAGGCAGCATTGTTCCATGTTCAAAG GGTATTTCGTTCATTAAATCTGTGGATGCATATGATATTGtaacaagtgcagaaaattTGTGCAATTTATTTGCTGAAATTGTTGAGATGGTTGGTTCAAATAATGTTGTGCACTTAGTTACTGATAATGCTAGCAATTATAAAGTTGCTGGGTCTTTGTTAAGTGAAAGATATCCGAATATTTGTTGGTCACCGTGTACTGCACACTGCatcaatttgattttgaaagaCATTGGTGAAATGAATGATGTAAAAGCTATAGTGTCTCTTGTTTCAACGGTGACTGTTTTTATTTACAATCATAAGTTCACTTTGAATTGGTTAAGAAAGACTACAGGGTGGAAAGAAATTATTCGTCCAGGTGAAACTCGATTTGCAACTACCTTTATTGCATTAAAAAGTTTGCATGATCATAAGGATAGTTTGCAATCTTTGGTTACTAGTGGGGATTACAAACAATTTCTGagaatagaaaaaggaaaagatgtgAAGCAAATCGTTTTGGATGAAAGGTTTTGGAATAACTGTTTGATTATGGTGAGAATAATGGGTCCTATCATTCGTTTATTGCGTATTTGTGACACTGATGAAAGGCCTTCATTGGGTTATCTTTATGAAGGCATGTTTAGAGCAATAAATGGCATCAAAAGGCTGTTTAGAAATAAAGAGAGATTGTACAAGCCTTATATTGACATCATCAGTGATAGGTGGGATAGAATGTTGAGAAAAAATCTACATGCTGCCGCTTATTATTTGAATCCTGCTTTTCAATATGAGAGTGCCACATTTTGTACACATCCAGAGGTTATAAATGGCTTGCTTGATTATATTGAAACAAAAGTGGATTGGTGCAACCCTGAAAAATTATCGCAAGAGATTGGAATGTATCGGGAAAGACAATGGAGTTTTGGGCGCAAACTTGCTATTCTTACTAGCAAATCTGATCGGCCAggttatttatatattttttaa
- the LOC113699666 gene encoding protein FAR1-RELATED SEQUENCE 5-like produces the protein MVKETQGGRLRMDGGGKRKSFDVDLEPECDRDIDSPESGGSSGGHQDEKAEELLGAIDMDDVMKLTFDTEEEAGEFYNLYAKLSGFKIRKSNGKRDADGISKFRKWVCYCEGYRDEKWFKYEDWKKEAKPITRTGNGACFRVKYDIESLNYVVTSFIVEHNHPLASEAKYAQAKSLKMVGARICQIMKYFVIKAGGYSNVGFCIKDLYNRMDEERRKDIFNGYVEGALGFLATKKDVDDMFFYKYHVDNEGRLARLVWADSKSQVDFSTFGDVLEFDMTYKTNKYRKPLVVFAGVNNHLNSTIFGCALLSDERIETYEWVLSTLIEAMDDRKPVVVMTDEDSTMQRAIKNLFPDPCHRLYSWHLHRNASSNILCKEFNDRFV, from the exons ATGGTGAAGGAAACACAGGGTGGAAGGCTAAGGATGGATGGTGGTGGCAAAAGAAAGTCATTTGACGTTGACCTGGAACCTGAGTGTGATAGAGATATAGACAGCCCAGAAAGCGGTGGTTCAAGTGGAGGACATCAAGATGAGAAGGCAGAAGAATTGTTAGGTGCAATAGACATGGATGATGTAATGAAATTAACATTTGACACGGAAGAAGAAGCTGGGGAATTCTATAATTTGTATGCAAAACTAAGCGGATTTAAAATTCGTAAAAGTAATGGCAAACGAGATGCAGATGGCATTTCAAAGTTTCGAAAATGGGTATGTTATTGTGAAGGATACAGGGATGAAAAGTGGTTTAAGTATGAAGACTGGAAAAAGGAAGCAAAACCAATTACAAGAACTGGGAATGGGGCTTGCTTTCGCGTGAAATATGACATAGAATCGCTAAACTATGTGGTGACATCGTTCATTGTGGAGCACAATCACCCGCTGGCATCAGAGGCAA AGTATGCACAAGCCAAAAGTTTGAAGATGGTTGGAGCTAGAATCTGTCAGATAATGAAATATTTTGTTATCAAAGCCGGAGGGTACAGTAACGTGGGATTTTGCATTAAGGATCTATATAATCGAATGGATGAGGAACGTAGAAAAGATATTTTTAATGGCTATGTAGAAGGGGCACTTGGGTTCTTGGCAACGAAGAAGGATGTTgatgacatgttcttttatAAATATCATGTGGATAACGAAGGAAGATTGGCAAGGTTGGTTTGGGCAGATTCTAAATCCCAAGTGGACTTCAGTACATTTGGAGATGTGTTGGAGTTTGATATgacatacaaaacaaataaataccgTAAGCCACTAGTTGTATTTGCAGGAGTAAACAACCATTTGAACAGTACTATTTTTGGATGTGCACTGCTATCAGATGAGAGGATTGAAACATACGAATGGGTCCTAAGTACATTGATAGAGGCTATGGATGATAGAAAGCCAGTAGTAGTGATGACAGATGAGGACAGTACAATGCAAAGAGCCATAAAGAATCTTTTCCCCGACCCTTGTCATAGGCTATATTCGTGGCACTTGCATAGAAATGCATCGAGTAATATTCTGTGTAAAGAGTTCAATGACAGGTTTGTATAA